A window of the Elusimicrobiota bacterium genome harbors these coding sequences:
- a CDS encoding cache domain-containing protein, whose amino-acid sequence MNIKNEYKFIASVILMFCLPFFILSAHFLSGARELLTKDTLSYLELRTRTASGILSSVLSVNYDLSKITAVKDFYASTPAGKKSFLERRMRENPSVFSEFSVLNRSGLEIARAGTASLKDPKDYSKEAVFKEAAKSAQSAGAVEFGDYTPPALVLMEPVSSVKSAKPDSFLLGRLSLAYLGEIARLMGNNSWGNFGLLDGGGQIIADSMGRSIITPGLKAPPEVLKMVASASDKELTSFMSEVFFRGRTYLVSVSAVSGTKWWVYEIMDAADMPAYTSSAWAKRIVFSGILLIIIFGFITYKLAQTWLVDQEQRIE is encoded by the coding sequence ATGAATATAAAAAATGAATATAAATTTATAGCTTCGGTGATCTTAATGTTCTGTTTGCCGTTCTTCATTCTAAGCGCTCATTTTCTTAGTGGCGCGAGGGAACTGCTGACAAAAGACACCTTGTCTTACCTTGAACTGCGCACACGAACCGCCTCAGGCATTCTGTCCTCGGTGTTGTCCGTCAACTATGACCTGTCAAAAATAACCGCAGTTAAGGATTTTTACGCTTCAACGCCCGCCGGAAAAAAATCTTTTCTTGAAAGGAGGATGAGGGAAAACCCGAGCGTTTTTTCCGAGTTTTCGGTGCTGAACCGCTCAGGCCTGGAAATCGCGCGTGCCGGAACCGCTTCTCTTAAGGATCCGAAAGATTATTCTAAAGAAGCTGTTTTTAAAGAGGCGGCTAAAAGCGCGCAATCCGCCGGCGCGGTGGAATTCGGCGATTATACCCCTCCCGCGCTTGTGCTTATGGAACCGGTATCGTCCGTGAAAAGCGCCAAGCCCGATTCTTTCCTGCTGGGCCGCCTTAGCCTGGCGTACCTTGGAGAGATCGCAAGGCTCATGGGCAATAATTCCTGGGGGAATTTCGGCCTTTTGGACGGAGGGGGGCAGATAATAGCGGATTCCATGGGCCGCTCTATAATCACCCCCGGCCTGAAAGCCCCGCCTGAAGTGCTTAAAATGGTGGCGTCAGCCTCCGATAAAGAGCTTACCAGCTTCATGAGCGAAGTTTTTTTCAGAGGGCGCACTTATTTGGTTTCGGTTTCAGCGGTGAGCGGCACTAAATGGTGGGTTTACGAAATTATGGACGCGGCCGATATGCCCGCCTATACCAGTTCCGCGTGGGCTAAACGCATTGTTTTTTCCGGCATTTTACTTATAATAATTTTCGGTTTTATCACCTATAAACTGGCCCAGACCTGGCTTGTGGACCAAGAGCAGCGTATAGAGTAG
- a CDS encoding alpha-amylase family glycosyl hydrolase — protein sequence MNPSLFLKVLFSVLLAAPCAVFSSPETERQGAAALFDGSGPAAVAELSRSRGKTDLNTQFLLQMKEIMSSGAWDGPIPQARQFMFTNDREGWTAQAQSVGLEGFLWTKKELEGKYGTGPFLHHMNDYFVFLDDLLKEVSWTTDLRTALNNLKASAMSPEEKNAKLNAILENYVSGLQANIAKYDAAAWAKKARIYELFPRAYNLAGRRSSAGFKSPRDPSKTLFFRDFRASDFDVIKRMGFDTVWPMGILPIGVRGQTGTGGGSPYSISDHSTVNPDLGTEEDFKKFVSLAHQAGLRVIVDFVVNHTSLDSKLLAENPDYFVSFRYDGACPKDGYFDYTWQGAKYCVHHGGFEYGGGVSSWIDTAQINYSNRNLRDRMTAIVKGWVTKFDVDGYRVDMAYLALNNVFSHTWQKSMPHDEFFRQLIWTVKAAKPSAAFMGEAYAFQEDLAACGFDTLYSKYETGRPEGQTGWYNATESGNSGEMQSAVNRAAFLAWQKGGAGSVNFVGNHDESAPEKIYGKRLPAALMLTMLYPGAVISYSGAEVGYDASIPGGEPKPLPFSVPCEINWSGGDPWVKQTYQTVFSASGDLRAQLGDYDIEPLWPPQGQTWVGYILKSKTVPGLKKAVIGNITWNYTGANIPAFNFSSGLQSGEYRIIDLK from the coding sequence ATGAATCCATCACTATTTTTAAAGGTGCTGTTTTCCGTTTTGTTAGCAGCACCCTGCGCGGTTTTTTCGTCTCCTGAGACGGAAAGGCAGGGCGCTGCCGCGCTTTTTGACGGTTCCGGACCGGCGGCCGTCGCTGAGCTGTCGCGCTCACGCGGTAAGACGGATTTAAATACCCAGTTCCTTCTGCAGATGAAGGAAATTATGTCTTCCGGCGCGTGGGACGGCCCCATACCCCAGGCGCGGCAGTTTATGTTCACCAATGACAGGGAAGGCTGGACGGCCCAGGCGCAAAGCGTGGGGCTTGAAGGCTTTTTATGGACTAAAAAAGAGCTTGAGGGCAAATACGGCACGGGGCCTTTTCTGCATCACATGAACGATTATTTTGTGTTTCTGGACGATTTGCTTAAAGAAGTTTCCTGGACTACCGACCTGAGGACCGCGCTTAATAACCTGAAAGCTTCGGCCATGTCCCCGGAAGAAAAGAACGCGAAGCTTAACGCCATCCTTGAAAATTATGTTTCAGGCCTTCAGGCGAATATAGCCAAATACGATGCCGCCGCCTGGGCGAAGAAAGCCCGCATTTATGAGCTTTTCCCCCGCGCTTATAATCTGGCCGGAAGGCGCTCCAGCGCCGGTTTCAAGTCCCCGCGCGATCCTTCCAAAACGCTTTTTTTCAGGGATTTCAGGGCTTCTGATTTTGACGTGATAAAGCGCATGGGCTTCGATACCGTGTGGCCGATGGGGATACTTCCCATAGGCGTGCGCGGCCAGACCGGCACGGGCGGAGGTTCGCCTTATTCCATAAGCGACCATTCCACCGTCAACCCGGATCTGGGCACCGAGGAGGATTTTAAAAAATTCGTCTCGCTGGCGCATCAGGCCGGCCTTAGAGTCATAGTCGACTTCGTGGTCAACCATACCTCGCTTGATTCAAAGCTGCTGGCCGAAAACCCGGACTATTTCGTCAGTTTCCGTTACGACGGCGCCTGCCCGAAAGACGGCTATTTTGACTATACCTGGCAAGGCGCCAAATATTGCGTGCACCACGGCGGTTTTGAATACGGAGGAGGCGTTTCAAGCTGGATAGACACGGCCCAGATAAATTACTCGAACCGCAACCTGCGCGACCGCATGACAGCCATTGTAAAAGGCTGGGTCACAAAATTTGACGTGGACGGTTACCGCGTAGACATGGCTTACCTGGCGCTGAACAATGTGTTCTCCCACACCTGGCAGAAGTCCATGCCGCACGATGAATTTTTCCGCCAGCTTATCTGGACGGTGAAAGCGGCCAAGCCTTCAGCGGCTTTCATGGGCGAAGCTTACGCTTTCCAGGAAGATCTGGCAGCCTGCGGTTTTGACACGCTGTACAGCAAGTACGAAACCGGCCGGCCGGAAGGCCAGACCGGCTGGTATAACGCTACCGAGAGCGGGAACTCCGGCGAGATGCAGAGCGCGGTCAACAGGGCCGCATTCCTGGCCTGGCAGAAGGGCGGGGCCGGTTCCGTGAATTTTGTCGGCAATCACGACGAGTCCGCTCCTGAAAAGATATACGGCAAAAGGCTGCCGGCCGCTCTTATGCTGACCATGCTTTATCCCGGCGCCGTAATAAGCTACTCGGGCGCGGAAGTAGGATATGACGCTTCCATACCCGGCGGCGAGCCCAAGCCGCTTCCTTTCAGCGTTCCCTGCGAGATAAACTGGTCGGGCGGGGACCCCTGGGTAAAACAGACCTACCAGACGGTGTTTTCAGCCTCCGGAGATTTAAGGGCGCAGCTTGGGGACTATGATATAGAACCGCTTTGGCCGCCGCAGGGACAGACCTGGGTCGGCTATATCCTTAAGTCTAAAACGGTTCCGGGGCTTAAGAAGGCGGTTATAGGCAATATCACCTGGAATTATACCGGGGCTAACATCCCCGCGTTCAATTTCAGTTCCGGCCTGCAGAGCGGTGAATACCGGATAATAGATTTAAAGTAA